GAAGGATTTTGAGATTGAGTATTTTAGAGTAGCCGACTTTTGCCGTACAAATATAATTCACTATCAAGAAATTTtgtttaatgaaaagaaaagagtcttGCAAcgtgaaaataataaataaataaaataattagtgaGCATGAAATTGAAATGAGGAGACATTGGTTGTTGTGCATCAGTAGAAATACTTCACCCTTACATAGAAATTTTAGGTTCGAACTGTCGGTATAGAGAAAATTCTATTGAGAGCGTTACTTTCAAATTGGCTCGCAGTATTCGATTCAAATTTCATCTGAGTTCCAACGTAAACTTCGAATATCAAATAAGAAATAATGAGTAAATAATAGTGAGCATGAAATTGATTGGAGGAAAATGAAGCAATTTAAGCTTGATGAAATTTAACAGAGACAAATTAGTTTAATCAAGCTCCAAGGATTTATtgaacattatattattttggtggCTCAATTAGTAGAGGTAATCCTGACCCTTGCAAGCAAGAAATATGTAATGTTTTTTGGAAAAACAGGTCTTGGGCCTTCAATACATCAGTAAGGGTGAATCAGCTTTTGGCGCTATTTACAAAGttattcaaattataataattttgaattttttagaatttggagatataatatatttttattcaaatacaTAACAAACGATAAATGAGTTATACTATATAGCCTACATAACTATAGACCATATTCATATTGATTGGGgttatatatcaataataatattttcacaaGATATATTGTACACAAACTAAGTTATAATGTATTTGATAAAAGTGTTGTAATGTAATTgtaaattcaaaaaaagaaagaaggaaaaagaagatatttttataattaattcaaagtataatttttttattcttaaatcGTATAATTAcgtaattttccttaaaatttgcCTTGGACCCTGATACTAGGGTCATAAGATGAATTGTGTTTAAAACAAGTAAAATACTCATTTGTCAAATACTCAACATTAGTTTCCTTTTTTCTTGGTTATCTAAACTTGAAAGTTTCCACATAAAGTCAATAGACATACTCAATCTATCGGTGTACACTAGTTGTAGACGGCTAGACTTTGAAGTTCAATttccataatatttcttttgtatattgaattataaatattttgaaatctcTATATCAACTACTTGAAATAACATagttttttgataaaataatgtttttatacTGCCCAAACTAACTATTCGGCATTACAAAGAATACTAAGATACAAAAACTTAATTATtcaatgaattaattaaagatttcaaTTTCAGtttatttcaaattatcatACGCCTCTTCAAATAAAAGTGATGTATCATACAATTATGATAAACACAATGAGTACATTACTTCTTTAATAGACgttttaagatattatatagagaagaataattcaaaatgtGAAATCTTGATTTGCAAAATGTTACGAGGTCCACGAGGTACCCTCCTTCGTTGATTGCATAGCCCAACTCGCGATTGCAGTATCTCCAGCCATTTGATCTTCACGATCATGGACCACGAAGCCTCACCTTTTCGGCAGTGCCTGCTCACgactatagtttgctataattcaCACAtaaccacttaaaaataattaattactctccatagctatagtttgataattacgatttgtagctacatgttatatggaggagagaggaaagcgagattgggagagagggagaggcgagagagagggagaaaagagtgggagaaaggtgaattgtatatattggttagataattgtatattatacatatgtatttgtatatatggcaagagagattgaaaaagggaggagagaggtgagcgagactaggagaggaaggagagaggcaagAGAGATCGAGAGAGGGAAGGAGAGACGCGAGCAAGAGAGGGAAGAGAgttggagagaggtgaattgtatatgtatataactgtataatatacatatacatttgtatataggacaaacgagattgggagagggaggagagaggcgagcgatagaggacagagagtgggagagaggtgaattatatgtgtatataggttaaataattgtatattatatgtatgtatttgtatattctggcgaattatacatatacaaacatgattaATTATACAACTTCGATGTCAgtccacgtaattaatgtataatattagtcgcgagtggtaattatagcaaactataactatgatgagtaattacatagtataagtttgctttgTTGCGTAATTttacatatacaaaattaatttcgaactcaataaaataattagactAGAATTgagtaaaactaaaaaaacaaaaggttAAAAATCTCATCTCATTAGTATAAAACCACATAAATCATGTAaaatcaaatacataaaaatttgaactttaccACTCTAGATATGAGCAATGGTTCAATATCTATAGCACTTGAATCATCTTCTTCCCTTTTCACCAAAATACTCCATTACACTCAGTGCAAAAACCTTCCAAAAGGTCAATCTCTTCATTCTCATCTCATTAAAACTGGTTCTTCATCTTCTTGCATTTACATAGCCAACAGCATTGTCAACTTGTACGCCAAGTGCCACCGTTTATCGGACGCCCATCTCGCTTTCCAAGAAATACAGACCAAAGACGTTGTTTCATGGAACTCTCTCATCAATGGCTATTCTCAATTGGGTCGTCGAGATTCTTCTCTTTCTGCTCTCAATCTCTTCAAGTTAATGAGACAAGAAAACACCCTCCCAAATCCTCACACCTTTGCTGGCGTTTTTACCTCTCTTTCGACTTTGGGGGATTCCTTTACTGGGAAGCAAGCACATTGTCTTGCGTTTAAACTCGGTTATCTTTCCGATGTATTTGTGGGTAGTTCTTTGTTGAATGTGTATTGTAAGGCTGGTCATCATCTTGGTGATGCCCGCAAGATGTTTGATGAAATGCCTGAGAGAAATTCTGTTTCTTGTACTACGATGATATCTGGGTATGCGTTGCAGAGGATGGTTAAGGAGGCTGTGGGAGTGTTTAGTGTGATGCTATTGGAGAGAGGGGATGATGTGAATGAGTTTGTATTTACTAGTGTTCTTAGTGCTATTGCATTGCCTGAGTTTGTTTATGTAGGAAAGCAAATTCATTGTCTTTCTCTGAAGAATGGATTTTTATCGGCTGTTTCTGTTGCTAATGCTACTGTGACTATGTATGCCAAGTGTGGGAGTTTACATGATGCGTGTAGGGCGTTTGAGCTCTCTTCTGAAAAGAATTCTATAACGTGGTCTGCGTTAATTACTGGTTACGCACAGAATGGGGATTGTGAGAAGGCGTTGAAGTTGTTCTCTGAGATGCATTACCGTGGGATGATTCCCAGTGAGTACACTCTGGTTGGGGTGCTTAATGCTTGTAGTGATTTTGATGCGCTTAGAGAAGGAAAACAGGTTCATGGATATCTAGTGAAGTTAGGATTTGAGCCTCAAATGTATATTCTGACTGCATTAGTGGACATGTATGCTAAATGTGGTAATATAAGTGATGCAAGAAGAGGTTTTGATTATTTGAAAGAACCCGATATAGTCTTATGGACTTCCATGATTGCGGGATATGTAAAGAATGGGGATAATGAAAGTGCTAAGGGTATGTATTGTAGAATGCTGATGGAGGGTGTTATGCCCAATGAGTTGACAATGGCGAGCGTGTTAAAAGCCTGTTCTAGTCTTGCTGCATTGGAACAGGGGAAGCAGATTCATGCTCATATAGTCAAGCATGGTTTTAGTCTTGAAGTTCCAATTGGAAGTGCTCTATCAACTATGTACGCAAAATCCGGAAGCCTCCATGACGGTAATCTAGTCTTTAGGCGAATGCCTGCTAGAGACTTAGTGTCATGGAACTCAATGATGTCAGGTCTTTCTCAGAACGGCTGCGGGACTGAAGCCCTTGAACTTTTTCAGGAAATGCTTCATGAGGGAACAAGACCAGATTATGTTACTTTTGTAAACATTCTTTCAGCTTGTAGTCACATGGGTTTGGTAAAGAGAGGATGGAGTATTTTCAAAACGATGTCTGATGAGTTCGGGATAGAGCCAAGGCTAGAGCATTTCGCGTGTATGGTAGATATGCTCGGTCGTGCTGGAGAACTCTACGAAGCAAAAGAATTTATCGAGTCAGCAGCAAGTCATGTTGACCATGGTCTGTGTTTGTGGCGTATCTTGCTAAGTGCTTGCAGGAACTATAGAAACTATGAACTAGGCGCATACGCTGGAGAGAAGTTAATGGAATTAGGTTCGCAAGAGTCATCTGCTTATGTGCTACTCTCTAATATTTATTCATCTCTAGGAAGATTGAAGGACGTTGAACGCGTGAGAAGGTTGATGAATCTCCGCGGGGTAAGCAAGGAGCCTGGATGTAGCTGGATTGAGCTGAAGAGTCAGTTTCATGTATTTGTTGTTGGAGATCAGTTGCATCCACAAATCATACATATACGCGACGAGTTGTGGAAGTTAACTAAGCTCATGAAAGATGACGGATACAAACCAGATTTTGATCCTTGCTTAGAGTTAGAGGGAGTCATGGACTGACTCCATATGCTTTTATGGAAATTATGAAATTGGAGATTTGACTTTTATTAACCACATTTTACTTGTAGTCAAAATTTGACTCATTTCAGAATTTTTTGTCAACTTCTCCTCATAGATAtataggattttttttaaaaataaaataaaatatatacatagtaACTTTTCTCTTATTTATATAGAATGAGTATCATAAAAGGTTGATTTGCGTATTCTTCCAATCAGTAATTAAATaggatttatattttataattaggTCTCATTTATTTGTAACTATATATATGACCAGATTCgaaaaagaattttaatatcattcagactctttttgaaatcctaatttattttttctctgtAAACCCTCACTCGTCTCTCTCTTTCTCCAAGTATCAGGCGGCTATCCTATTTTTTCATCTCGAATTGGTAAGATTTCAGAACTTTTTACAAGTACgttagttaattaaattgtatattCGCGATTTCAGGACTTTTTACAAGTACGTTGTTTATTAAATTGTATATTCGCGATATTCTTGCTATTACtattctttgatttatttgagaCCTTACATCCAGTACTCAGTTTATAGTCCTAAGTTGATTAGTTTTGATAGTCAAAGCAATAAACTCGTTTTTATTTAGGTTTTGAATAGAAAAaaacgtgtatatatataatatggcTTTTTCTAAcctaaaaaaagtaataattagtTTTTTGAACAAATACTTATCCATCAAAATACCGTAAAAGTTTGACTGTTAATTTGATTTAGAATCACAGTAGAAGTCCACAGAATTGGAGTATG
This window of the Solanum pennellii chromosome 2, SPENNV200 genome carries:
- the LOC107009546 gene encoding pentatricopeptide repeat-containing protein At2g33680-like; this translates as MSNGSISIALESSSSLFTKILHYTQCKNLPKGQSLHSHLIKTGSSSSCIYIANSIVNLYAKCHRLSDAHLAFQEIQTKDVVSWNSLINGYSQLGRRDSSLSALNLFKLMRQENTLPNPHTFAGVFTSLSTLGDSFTGKQAHCLAFKLGYLSDVFVGSSLLNVYCKAGHHLGDARKMFDEMPERNSVSCTTMISGYALQRMVKEAVGVFSVMLLERGDDVNEFVFTSVLSAIALPEFVYVGKQIHCLSLKNGFLSAVSVANATVTMYAKCGSLHDACRAFELSSEKNSITWSALITGYAQNGDCEKALKLFSEMHYRGMIPSEYTLVGVLNACSDFDALREGKQVHGYLVKLGFEPQMYILTALVDMYAKCGNISDARRGFDYLKEPDIVLWTSMIAGYVKNGDNESAKGMYCRMLMEGVMPNELTMASVLKACSSLAALEQGKQIHAHIVKHGFSLEVPIGSALSTMYAKSGSLHDGNLVFRRMPARDLVSWNSMMSGLSQNGCGTEALELFQEMLHEGTRPDYVTFVNILSACSHMGLVKRGWSIFKTMSDEFGIEPRLEHFACMVDMLGRAGELYEAKEFIESAASHVDHGLCLWRILLSACRNYRNYELGAYAGEKLMELGSQESSAYVLLSNIYSSLGRLKDVERVRRLMNLRGVSKEPGCSWIELKSQFHVFVVGDQLHPQIIHIRDELWKLTKLMKDDGYKPDFDPCLELEGVMD